One genomic segment of Verrucomicrobiia bacterium includes these proteins:
- a CDS encoding adenylate/guanylate cyclase domain-containing protein, whose protein sequence is MTPRLVRKVPLLICGAVLGVVWSLRLSSLWISERAPPRQEAFGFRSVLIEGLGLVERLELGAYDSRMRLASRRAPRIATNLGLVGLDVESLGYTATNDGFSWPLPRYFHAQILEELRQQEVKAVLFDILFADPHYDYQETRRQLPDGSRVSSDAYFARVIGQRPDVILSAFPKPVESGLELPATLFRAPAAAVAHASRIFDLDPVVRRIRPFVDTAVPEGGTARIWHGGFVLAATELGLDLRQSRITRGWITLVDTNGLERIEVPVDSRTNFFIPWLVPAENEALFYENYADLLHAARRRREGQPVDPAWRGRLAIVASVVAGNNVSDLGATPLSANTPLSGVFWNVANSLITAQFVRKPSLAADLALLSLLTLVPAVLSWRLRAWWATGAVALFAAAYVVVAFALFLRTGWMLPVVLPVAGALLMTHVALLTWRGINELLTRSETRSFWRRVLSENVFAAWEKQLTERAGGSHRRVTIAFADLRGFTEMVDESHRLVLEYTQDSKADPEATRAFARHEADESMATINRYLSEIARIFKEHDGTFDKYIGDCVMAFWGAPIPCRSHALSCVLASISAQRRVRELNEERLRENRRREAENGRRAATGQPMQRILPLLAFGVGIHTGEVTVGTLGGGRIVSNYTVFGRDANIASRLEAIAGRGQIVISHATWTDLSRDAPILASQCRPLGHPVLKGIKESIEIYEVPWSEDVPVEVPPARSGNALQ, encoded by the coding sequence ATGACCCCCCGGTTGGTCCGCAAGGTGCCCCTCCTCATTTGCGGTGCGGTGCTGGGCGTGGTCTGGAGCCTCCGTCTTTCCTCCTTGTGGATCTCCGAACGGGCGCCACCCCGCCAGGAGGCCTTCGGATTTCGATCCGTGTTGATCGAGGGCCTGGGACTTGTCGAGCGGCTCGAACTGGGCGCCTACGACAGCCGGATGCGCCTGGCGAGCCGGCGCGCCCCCCGGATCGCCACCAACCTCGGACTGGTCGGACTGGACGTCGAAAGCCTCGGGTACACGGCAACCAACGACGGTTTCAGCTGGCCGTTGCCCCGGTACTTCCACGCACAAATCCTGGAGGAGCTGCGCCAGCAGGAGGTCAAGGCGGTCCTGTTCGACATCCTGTTCGCAGATCCTCATTACGATTATCAGGAAACCCGCCGGCAGCTTCCCGATGGGTCCCGGGTCAGTTCCGATGCCTACTTTGCCCGCGTCATTGGCCAACGGCCGGATGTCATCCTGTCGGCGTTTCCCAAACCCGTGGAATCCGGCCTGGAGCTGCCGGCAACGCTGTTCCGGGCCCCCGCCGCAGCCGTGGCCCATGCAAGCCGGATCTTCGACCTGGATCCCGTGGTGCGGCGCATCCGCCCCTTTGTGGACACCGCCGTGCCGGAGGGCGGCACCGCCCGCATCTGGCATGGAGGATTCGTACTGGCGGCCACAGAACTGGGACTGGACCTCCGCCAATCCCGGATCACGCGCGGCTGGATCACCCTGGTGGACACCAACGGGCTGGAGCGAATCGAGGTCCCGGTGGACTCCCGCACCAATTTCTTCATCCCGTGGCTGGTGCCGGCCGAGAACGAGGCGCTGTTCTACGAGAACTACGCCGACCTGCTGCACGCGGCCAGGCGGCGGCGGGAGGGACAGCCTGTGGACCCCGCCTGGCGCGGACGCCTGGCCATCGTGGCCTCCGTCGTGGCCGGCAACAACGTCTCCGACCTCGGGGCGACCCCTTTGTCCGCCAACACCCCCCTGTCCGGCGTGTTCTGGAATGTCGCCAACTCGCTGATCACGGCGCAGTTCGTGCGCAAACCGTCGCTGGCCGCCGACCTGGCGCTGCTCTCCCTGTTGACGTTGGTCCCGGCCGTCCTGAGCTGGCGCCTGCGCGCCTGGTGGGCGACGGGCGCGGTCGCCCTGTTCGCTGCGGCCTACGTGGTCGTCGCTTTTGCGCTGTTCCTGCGGACCGGATGGATGCTGCCCGTGGTGCTGCCGGTCGCCGGGGCGCTGCTGATGACCCATGTGGCGCTGCTGACCTGGCGTGGCATCAACGAACTGCTGACCCGGTCCGAAACCCGGTCCTTCTGGCGGCGGGTGTTGTCTGAAAACGTCTTTGCCGCGTGGGAAAAGCAGCTCACGGAGCGGGCGGGCGGCAGCCATCGCCGGGTGACCATTGCCTTTGCCGATCTGCGGGGGTTCACCGAGATGGTGGATGAAAGTCACCGGCTGGTGCTGGAATACACCCAGGATTCCAAGGCGGATCCCGAAGCCACACGCGCCTTTGCGCGCCACGAGGCCGACGAATCCATGGCCACGATCAACCGCTACCTGTCCGAGATCGCCCGCATCTTCAAGGAACACGACGGCACCTTCGACAAGTACATCGGCGACTGCGTCATGGCCTTTTGGGGGGCCCCGATTCCCTGCCGCTCCCACGCGCTCTCCTGCGTGCTGGCCAGCATCTCCGCGCAGCGGCGGGTGCGCGAGTTGAACGAGGAGCGTCTGCGCGAAAACCGGCGGCGCGAGGCGGAGAACGGCCGCCGCGCCGCCACCGGACAACCGATGCAGCGCATCCTTCCCCTGCTCGCCTTCGGCGTGGGCATCCACACCGGCGAGGTCACGGTGGGCACGCTCGGCGGCGGACGGATCGTCTCGAACTACACGGTCTTCGGACGCGACGCCAACATCGCAAGCCGGCTGGAGGCCATCGCGGGACGGGGGCAGATCGTGATCAGCCACGCGACGTGGACCGATCTCAGCCGGGATGCGCCCATCCTGGCCTCCCAATGCCGTCCGCTGGGTCACCCGGTCCTCAAGGGGATCAAGGAATCCATCGAAATCTACGAGGTGCCCTGGTCGGAGGATGTCCCGGTCGAAGTGCCGCCCGCCCGTTCAGGAAACGCACTGCAATGA